In Sandaracinaceae bacterium, the genomic window CGGCACGCATGAAGTTGTCGCCGGCGAGCGGCGGCGCCGTGCGCTCGAGCAGCTCTACGAAGGCGAGGACCCCCTCGTGCGCGTCACGGTCGGGGCGCCGACCGACGAGGAGGTCCTCGCGATGCAGCTCGTCGAGAACGAGCAGCGAAAGAGCGTGGGCGACCTCGAGGCGGCGGACGCCTACGCGGCGCTCCGCGACACGCACGGGCTGAGCGTCGCGGAGATCGGCGCTCGCGTCGGCCAGTCGGAGGCGACCGTCTACCGGCGGCTCGCGCTGGCGGGGCTGTGCCCGGCGGCGCGCAAGCTCGTGGCCGACGGGACGATCGGCCTGGGCGTGGCGCGCGAGCTCGCGAAGCTCCCCGACCCGAAGGTGCAGGCGGCGGCGACCAAGGCTCTCGTGCGGCAGCACTGGCACACGACGGTGGACTCCGCACGACGCTTCCTCGAGCGCGACTTCATGCTGCGGCTCAGCGCGGCGCAGTGGCCGCTCGACGACGAGACGCTGGTGAAGGCCGCGGGCGCGTGCTCAAGCTGCCCGAAGCGCAGCAGTGCTCAAGCCTACCTGTTCGCGGGCGAGGACCGGGGCGAGGATCGCTGTCTCGACGCGAAGTGCTGGGACAAGAAGAAGAGCGCGCTCTGGCGGCGCACCAAGGCCGAGGCGAAGAAGCGCGGGCTCGCGGTGCTCACCGAAGAGCAGTCGAGGGAGATCTACGGGCCCTATGGCGGACAGCCGAAGGGGTTCCTCGAGCTCGGGCAGCGGCCCAGCTACGAGACGTCGAAGACGACCGCCGAAGTCCTGGGCAAGCGCGTCGATGACGTGGAGCGGACCCTCGCCAAGAACCCACACACGGGCGAGATCGTGGAGCTGGTCAAGCCAGCCGACGTCAAGCGCGTGCTGCGGGAGGAGCCGCGCAAGAGCGACCCGCCGAGCCTGGCGGGGAAGAAGCGCGAGCTCTCGGCGCTGGAGAAGGCCGAACGCGCGCGGCGCCGCAGAGAGAAGCTCGTGAGGCAGGCGAAAGATCAGGCGTTCGAGGCGAGCGTGGCCGAGCTGCGCGACGGCGTCGCCAACGGCACGCTCGCCGGCGCCCAGGTCGGCCAGGCGGGGCTGGACCAGGCGCTGCGTTGGCTGGTCCAGGACGCGCTCCAGGGCCTGCAGCTGCAAGGCGACGAACTCAGGGCCGTGGCCGAGGCGCGCGGGCTGCCGGTGCAGCTCGACACGTTCGGCGGCGCGCAGTGCGAAGCGCTGCCAGCGTGGGTCCGTTCGACGACCGACCGGGCGCAGCTCGTGGCGCTGGCGCTCGAGATCGTCGTGCGGAGCAACCCGCTCGCCGAGCCGGGCCCGGAGGGTGAGCGGTCGCTCGGCGCCGAGCTGCTCGATCACCTCGGGGTGGACTGGCTCGCCAACGAGAAGGCCGCGCTCGCCGCGCTCGAGGAGGAGAAGGCGAACGCGAAGGCCGCGAAGAGCAAGGCCGCAAAGAAGAGCACGACGAAGAAGCGCCCTAAGCGAAAGGCGCCGGAGGCCGCGTCGTGAGCGCCGGAAGCGCCTTTGAAACGGCGGCGGGCTCGCTATGAACCGGACGAAGGAGAAGAGGGACGCGGACCTGCGGAAGCTCGCCGAGGACGCGTTCGCCGAGCATGAACTGGCGTCGAAAGTGGGCCTGCGCGATGTGGGCCTGCACGGCGCCGGCGTCGGCCTGTGGCAGTCGGGGCGCGCGCACCTGCGGCGGAGGGGATCGTCGTTCTACGCGACCGAGGTGCTGTGGTGCAGGTACGGCCGGCTGTTGGTGCACGGCGACATCCAGCCGTGCATCTTCGCGATCCACGAGCCGGACATGGAGAGCGCGGTGCACGCGCTTGCCGGTGCGCACCTCGACTACCTCGCGCCGAAGTGCGCGGAGGGCGAGCGGAGGTCGCATGCTGGCTACGACGTCGACTGCGACGTGATGCTCGCTGACCTGCTCGCGGAGTTCGCGAACCCGGACGAATCGATCAGCGCAGTGCGTGAGGCGATCTCGCTCGTACAGCAGCTGGGTGACGTCGACGGGGCCAAGCGGGTCCTGTTCGATGCGGGTTTCGACCCGGAGACGCTGGCCGGGATGGGGCGCGTGATCGACGCGCGCCTGTACTACGCGCAGGCTGCCCTCAGGCGCCTCGTCGAGCTCGCTGCTCTGGGGCGCCGCGGACACGAGGCGGGGAAGGAGGCGTCCGTGGCCGAGCGCGCGAGCCGCGAGCGGGCCCCGTTCGGGTGTGTGTGCAAACAGCTCGGCCAACCGCGACCGACGGAGGACTGCCACCGCGTCGGGCTCTGCCGGATGGAAGGGGCCTGGGGATGACGAACTCGAGTGCGTGCGCCAGCGTCGACGCTCAGCGTCTCGAGCGCGCTCGGGCGTTGGGGTGGCTCGACACCGAGGAGGCCGCTGCCTTCCTCCGCATGACGCCTTCGGGGATTCGCACTCTCGTGAGCCGGCGGGAACTGCCGGACGAAGGCCGCGCGAGTCGCGGCCAGTACATGTTCCGCCTCGCCACGCTTGAGGCCTTCCTCGTGGCCCGGTCCCGGCGGTACGCTCCCGACCGGCACGCAGCGCCTCGGGGCATGGGAGAAGCTCATGCGAAAGACGAAGCACCCGGGGGTACAGCGACTGCCGGACGGGAGGTACAGCCTCGACGTCTCGGTGGTCTGCCCGCAGACGGGCAAACGGAAGAGGAAGCGCAAGATCGTGGAAGCTCGAAGCGCAGCGGAGGCCGCGGATCTCCGAGCCGAGCTCCGCGGCGAAGCGGGGAAGGGCAGGGCTCAGCGCGCCCGGGAGCGCGTCGCAGCTGTCGCGATGTCGTGGCTGCGTTCGAAGCTGCCGACGCTGAGGCCGAGCACGCGTAGGCATTACGCGGACGTGCTCGATCAGCACATCCTCCCCGCGTTCGGCGACGTGTACCTCGACGCGCTCACCGCGACCGATGTGGTCGGGTGGCGCGACGCGATGGACGCGGCGCCGGACACCATCAACGGACGCCTCCGCGTGCTGAAGAGCATGCTGGCGGACGTCATGCACGAGCGCGGCATGCACAACCCCGCGGCCCGGGTCAGCAGCGTCCGGGTCTCGAGGCACGCACGCCGTCGCAAGACCAAGGTCGTCGAGACCTCCTCTCCTCGCTGCCCAGCGCAGCGTCTCACCGCCGCCGAGCTCGCCGCCGTGCTCGAGCAGCTTCGCGAGCTCACGCCTCAGTGGTACCCGCTCGTTCTCACGCTCGCCGTCACCGGCGCGCGCTGGGGGGAAGCGACCGCGCTGAAGTGGAGCAACGTCGACTTCGAGGCTGGGTTGATCCGCATCGAAGACGCGCATTGGCGCGGCCACATCGACGAGACGAAGACGAGCGTGATCAAGGAGCTGCCCTTGCCGCGGCTCCTGGCGCAGGTCCTCAAGGCCCACCGCCGAGCGCTCGTCGAACGACAGGCGAAGGGGCTGTCGGCGGGGTGGGTGTTTCCTTCCCGCGTTGGTCGCCCCCACGTCGACGCGAGCGTGATTCGCAAGCCGTTGGCAAAGGCCCTCGATGCCGCTTCGGTCGGCCGGTGGGTGAGCCCTCACGGCCTGCGCCGCTCGTTCAACAACCTGGCGCGCCAGGTCGCTGCGGGGGACGTCGTCCGCGCGATGACGGGGCACGTCACCGAGGAGATGACCACGCACTACTCGCACGTGGAGCTCGAGGAGAAGCGCACGGCGCTCGACGGGGCGCTCCGGCTCGTCCTCGGTGGCGGCGAGAGCGACCAGGCCGACGGAATGGACACTTCGATGGACACTTCGGCGGACGGAACGAAGAAGCCCGGCTGAGGGGGCAACCTCAACCGGGCGAAAGAACTAGCGAAATCTGTTGAGCGGGCGATCGGGCTCGAACCGACGACATTCAGCTTGGGAAGCTGACACTCTACCAACTGAGTTACGCCCGCGAGAGAGCGGAGGGTTATCCCTTGGCCGCCCCCTCGTCAAGAGAGTTCAGTCCTCGCCCATCAGGTCGTCGAAGGCGCGGTCGATGTCGTCCTGCTCGGCCGGGGCGAGGGCGGTCGGGGCCGAGGGGCTGGCGAGGTTCTGGATGCGGCGCTCGACGTCGCGGAAGCCAGGGTCGCGCTTCTGGACCTTCTGGTAGTAGTAGAGGGCCTCCTTCGGGTCGTGGAGCAGCTCGTAGGCGTTGCCCAGCTCGAAGTAGAGGCCGAGCTCCTCGCGGTCGGTCTTGGTGTCCGCGTAGAGCCCCTTCTTGAAGTGGCTGATGGCCTCGCTGACCTCGCCCTTCTCGACGTGGCAGAGGCCGATCATGGTGGCCGCGATGCACGAGCGCGTCGGGTTGGTCAGGCAGAGCCGGAACTCGTTGATGGCGTCGTCGAGGAGGCCCATCTCCTTGTAGGCGATGCCCAGGTCGAAGTGGGTCTCGGTGTCCTCGGAGCCGACCTGCGACTCGACGCCCTTCTTGAACTGGGCGAAGACCTGCTCGACGTCGAGCACGTCGCTGCCCGCCTGGGTGTCGTCGGAGTGGTCGTCGAACTCGGCCGCGAGCTTCTCGGCCAGCTCGAAGCTCTGGTCGTCCTCGATGGCCAGCGGCGCCGACTGAGACGGGGCCGGCTTCTGCGCGGCCGAGAGCACGCCCACCTCGCGCAGCTTCTCGAGGATGAGCGGGTGGTTCGGGAACTGGGTCAGGGCGTCGGTCAGGCTGCCGCGCGCCTCCTCGAGCAGGCCCTGCGCGACGAAGAAGTCCGCCTCGTCGAGCATCTCCTCGACCTCGCCCGGCGGCATGCTCAGGCGCTGGCTCGCCTCGGCCCGGACCTCGCCCGGGGTGCTGGGGCGCAGGGGGACGTCCTCGAACTCCTCGGGCGACATCGGCGCGAGCGGGTCGCGCAGGCCAGCCGCGGGCGGCGGGCTCGAGCCGGCGGGCGGCGGGGGCAGGGCGTTGCGCTGGCTGGCCGGCGGGGCGAGCTCTTCGCTGCTCGGGAGGTCCTCGACCTCGCTGGACGTGACCTCGTCCGGGAAGGGCTCCGCGTTGGCCGCCGTCCGGGGCGCGACGCTCTCGAGGAGGGTCAGCGGCTCCGGCGCGTCCATCACCGTCTCGGGCTCGAGCGGCAGCGGGTCGGCCGTGGTCTGCATGGGGACGCCCTCGGGCGTCGCGTCGGCCATGGGCGCGTTGGCGGTCTGCTCGTCGGCCGCCTCGTCGTCGAGGAAGAAGACGTCGTCCTCGTCGGCGCCAGGCTCGGCCGGGGGCGCGAGCGCGTCGAGCGAGTCCCGCCCCGCGAAGGGCTCGTCGGGCGGGAGGCTGGGGGTCTGGGCCGGCGTCGCAGCCGCCGCGCGCGCGCCCATGGCGGGCGGCGGGATCGAGGCGCCCATGCGCGTGAGGCGCTGCTGGGCTTCGGCGTTGTCGGGCGACAGCTCGAGGACCTGGCGCAGGTAGACGATGGCCGCGGTGCTCTCGGACTCGCTCAGGACGTTGGCGAGCTCGAGGAGCTGGATGATGGCGTCGCCGGTCTTGCCCTCTTCGAGGTAGAGGTCCTTCAGGCGCTCGCGGGCCTCGACGTGCGAGGGGTCGAGGTCGAGCACGGTCTGGAGCTGGTCGGCGACCTTCTGCTTCAGGCCGTAGCGCATGAAGACGTCGCACTCGGTGAGGAGCCGGGCGATCTGCGCCTCGCGCTGGACCTCGGGCGGGACGCTCGGCGCCTCCTCCTCCGGCGGGACGGAGAGCATGTCGAGGTCCTCGACCTCCTCGATCGCCTCCTCCTCGACGATGAGGATGTCGTCGCTGTCCGCCTCGTCGACCTCGAGGATCTCGACCTCGTCCGAGACGTCCTCGGCGATCTCCATGACCGGCTCGTCGTCGTCGACGGGCGCGCGGCGGCTCGGCTCGATGACGGCGCCCGGGGGCGGGGCGATGTCGCGACGCACGCTGCCCCCGGAGACGCTTCCCTTGGCCGCGCTCCCGCCCGGCGAGGCGTAGGCGGCGAGGGCCTTGCGCGACTCCTGGTCGCCCGGGTCGAGCTCGAGCACGCGGCGCAGGATCTTGGCCCGCTCGTCCTTGCGGCCGGCCTCCTGGTGGATGCGCGCGACCTCCTTGTAGACGCTGAGCGTCTTGGGGAGCTGGCCGAGCTGATGGAACGCCTCCGCGAGCAGCTCGAGGGTCGGGATGTCCTTGGGATCCGCCTTGAAGCAGAGCTGGAGCTTGGCCAGCGCGCGCTTGGGGTCGCTGCGCTCGAGGTAGAGGCGCGCGACCTTGCGCGCGGTGTCGACGTCGTCCGCCCGGTGGAAGAGCAGCCGCTCGGCGACCTTGAGGTAGTCGTCGATGCGCCCCTGGGTCTCGAGCAGCTCCGCGCCCGCCTCGAACTCCTCCGCCGCCTCCTTGGTGCGGCCGGCCTTGCTGAGGGCCTCGGCGCACTTGATGCGGATGGGGATGTTCTCGGGGTCGAGCTCCGTCATCTTGCGGAGCGTGTCGAGCGCCTTGTCGATGTCGCCCGCGCGCGCGTAGCCGGCCGCGACGTGCTCGTAGGTGCCGAGCGCGTCGCTGACGAGCGCGAGGTTCTCGTACATCTCGGCGAGCTTGAGCTGGATGTCGAGCCGGCTCGCGTCGAGCTTGAGGATCTGCTTGTAGACCGCGACGGCCTTCAGGAAGAAGCCCTGGTCGGCGTACTGGTCGGCGACCTTGCAGTAGGTGACGATCGCGTCGGTGCGCGCGCCCTTGCGGGTCTGGAGGTCGCCGATCTTCAGCCACGTCCGGATGTCGGACGGGTCCGACTGGACGATCTTGCGGAACTCCACGATCGCCTTGTCGTAGTTGCCCTTCTGAAGGTGCTTCTGGGCGGTCTCGAGGACCTTTGCGCGGTCGAGGCTCACGTGGCTGCTCGGGCGTGGACCGCCCGCCTGTACGGCTTCCTAGCACGGACGCGTCCATCCGGGGGGCGGGGACGTGTGCGGCTCGTGTGCATGCGCAACGGAACGGGAGCCCAGGCGGGTTGCGGCCCGGATCGCCGAGAATACGGGCGCGGCGGCGCGGGGGTCAAGCTGGCCGCGAGGCCCGGAGGCGCTCGAGGAACTTGGTGGAGAGCCGGCCGTCCCGGAAGTCCGGGTGGCGCATGATCTCCTTGTGGAGCGGCACGTTGGTGCGGATCCCGCCAATCAGGGTCTCCTCCAGCGCGCGCTCCATGCGCGCCACGGCGACGGGCCGGCTCGGCCCGTAGGCGATGATCTTGGCCAGCAGGGAGTCGTAGACGCTCGGGACGCGCCAGCCGCCGTAGACGCCCGCGTCGACGCGCACGCCCTTGCCGCCCGGCGGGTGGTACTCGGTGATGAGCCCGGGCCAGGGCGCGAAGGTCTCGGGGTCCTCGGCGTTGATGCGGCACTCGATGGCGTGGCCGCGGATCTCGACCTCTTTGCCCTTCGGCACGCTGAGGCCCTCGCCGGCCGCGACGCGGATCTGCTCGTTGATCAGGTCCAGGCCGGTGACCTCCTCGGTGACCGGGTGCTCGACCTGGATCCGCGTGTTCATCTCCATGAAGGAGAGGTTGCCGCGCTCGTCCAGCAGGAACTCCACCGTGCCCGCGCTGCGGTAGCCGCTCGACTTCATGGCGCGCACCAGGGTGGCGCTCATGTCGGCGCGCATCTCCTGGGTGACCGCGACGCTGGGCGCCTCCTCGAGGAGCTTCTGGTGGCGGCGCTGGATGCTGCACTCGCGCTCGCCGAGCACCAGCGCGTGGCCCTCGCCGTCGCAGAGCACCTGGAACTCGATGTGGCGCGGCTCCTCGACGTAGCGCTCGAGGTAGAGGTCGCCGTTCTTGAAGCCGGCGATGGCCTCGCTCCGGGCCTGCGGGAAGACGCGGCGGAGCGTCTGGGCGTCCCGCACGATCTTCATGCCGCGCCCGCCGCCGCCGGCCGACGCCTTGAGGATGACCGGGAAGCCGATCTTCTCCGCCTCGCGCACCGCGTGCTCGCCGTCCTCGAGCACCCCGGTGCCGGGGAGCATGGGCAGGCCGAGGCTGGCCGCGAGCTTGCGCGCGGGGACCTTCGAGCCCCACTGCCGCATGTTCTCGGGGGTGGGCCCGATGAACTTCAGGCCGCACTGCTCGACGATGTCGGCGAACTCGGCGTTCTCGCTGAGGAAGCCGTAGCCCGGGTGGATCGCGTCGGCGCCGGTGATCTCCGCCGCGGCGATGATGGCCGGGATGTTGAGGTAGCTCTCGGCCGAGGAGGCGGGGCCGATGCAGACAGCTTCGTCCGCGAGGCGCGCGTGCAGGCTCTCCTCGTCGACCTCGGAGTGCACGGCGACCGTCTGGAGGCCGAGCTCACGGCAAGCGCGGATCACCCGGACCGCGATCTCGCCGCGGTTCGCGATCAAGATCTTCTTCAGCACGGGATCAGCTCTTCGAGACCTTGAACAGCTGGTCCCCGTACTCCACGGGCTTGCCGTTCTCGACCAGGATCTCGACGATCGTGCCGGAGATCTCTGACTCGATCTCGTTCATGAGCTTCATCGCCTCGACGATGCAGAGCACGTCTCCGGAGGCGATCTTCTGGCCCTTCTCCACGAACGACGGCGCGTCCGGGGAGGGCGCCCGGTAGAACGTGCCGACGAACGGCGACGTGATGTACACGACGTTCGGGTCGTCCTTGGCCTCGGCCGCGGGGGCCGTGGCGGGGGCGGGAGCAGGGGCCGGGGCGGGCGGCGGCACCGTCTGGGGCGCGGCCATCATCGGCTGCATGGTGATCGCGGGGCCCGCCGGGTCACCGCGGCGCATGTACAGGCGGGCGCCGTCCTGCTCGAGCTCCAGCTCGCTCATGCCGAGCTGCTTCATGGCGCGCATCAGCTCGCGCATCTGCTTGAGGTCGATGTCCATCTCTACGAATGCCTCGTCATTGAGAGTCGTCGCTACCGTCGGGCGCCCTGAGATAGTCGATGAGGCCTCTCAAGCCAAGCGCATAGCTGTTCGCGCCGAATCCCATCACCACGCCGAGGCTGACCGGGGCGATGTGGGAGTGATGCCTGAAGGCCTCGCGGGCGTGCGTGTTCGAGAGGTGAATCTCGACGCAGGGGGTCTCGCTGGCGCTGATCGCGTCGCGGATCGCGACGGAGGTGTGGGTGTAGGCGGCCGCGTTGAGGAGGATCCCGTCGAAGCCCTCGCGGGCCTCCTGGATCCAGTCGACGAGCTGGCCCTCGTGGTTGCTCTGGCGGCTGTCGATGGACGCGCCGAGCTGCTGGCCGAGCTGCTGCAGGGCCGCCTCGATGCTCGCGAGATCCGCGGTGCCGTAGATCTCCGGCTCGCGGGTGCCGAGCAGGTTCAGGTTCGGCCCGTGAAGGACCAGGACGCGCAGCACGCGGGGGGGCATGAGAGGAGCGCGCGGCGGGCGCTCAGGTCAGCTCGCTGAGGAGCTTGCTGCTCGCGGTGCGGAGCAGGAAGCGCGCCTTGCCGGAGTTGCCACCGGGCGCGAGCGTCATCGCGACGAAGTACTCGTCGTTGAGCACGCGGATGACGGTGACCAGCTTCTCCGCCTGGATGGAGACCTCGCTGGCGCCGCCGGCCTCGAGCA contains:
- a CDS encoding ParB/RepB/Spo0J family partition protein; amino-acid sequence: MQKEKGPIYRGEDKDVRLSALRPSPTNPRTVYEDIDGLAASIAANGLMTRLWTRESPDGTHEVVAGERRRRALEQLYEGEDPLVRVTVGAPTDEEVLAMQLVENEQRKSVGDLEAADAYAALRDTHGLSVAEIGARVGQSEATVYRRLALAGLCPAARKLVADGTIGLGVARELAKLPDPKVQAAATKALVRQHWHTTVDSARRFLERDFMLRLSAAQWPLDDETLVKAAGACSSCPKRSSAQAYLFAGEDRGEDRCLDAKCWDKKKSALWRRTKAEAKKRGLAVLTEEQSREIYGPYGGQPKGFLELGQRPSYETSKTTAEVLGKRVDDVERTLAKNPHTGEIVELVKPADVKRVLREEPRKSDPPSLAGKKRELSALEKAERARRRREKLVRQAKDQAFEASVAELRDGVANGTLAGAQVGQAGLDQALRWLVQDALQGLQLQGDELRAVAEARGLPVQLDTFGGAQCEALPAWVRSTTDRAQLVALALEIVVRSNPLAEPGPEGERSLGAELLDHLGVDWLANEKAALAALEEEKANAKAAKSKAAKKSTTKKRPKRKAPEAAS
- the accB gene encoding acetyl-CoA carboxylase biotin carboxyl carrier protein; its protein translation is MDIDLKQMRELMRAMKQLGMSELELEQDGARLYMRRGDPAGPAITMQPMMAAPQTVPPPAPAPAPAPATAPAAEAKDDPNVVYITSPFVGTFYRAPSPDAPSFVEKGQKIASGDVLCIVEAMKLMNEIESEISGTIVEILVENGKPVEYGDQLFKVSKS
- the aroQ gene encoding type II 3-dehydroquinate dehydratase; amino-acid sequence: MLRVLVLHGPNLNLLGTREPEIYGTADLASIEAALQQLGQQLGASIDSRQSNHEGQLVDWIQEAREGFDGILLNAAAYTHTSVAIRDAISASETPCVEIHLSNTHAREAFRHHSHIAPVSLGVVMGFGANSYALGLRGLIDYLRAPDGSDDSQ
- a CDS encoding tetratricopeptide repeat protein translates to MSLDRAKVLETAQKHLQKGNYDKAIVEFRKIVQSDPSDIRTWLKIGDLQTRKGARTDAIVTYCKVADQYADQGFFLKAVAVYKQILKLDASRLDIQLKLAEMYENLALVSDALGTYEHVAAGYARAGDIDKALDTLRKMTELDPENIPIRIKCAEALSKAGRTKEAAEEFEAGAELLETQGRIDDYLKVAERLLFHRADDVDTARKVARLYLERSDPKRALAKLQLCFKADPKDIPTLELLAEAFHQLGQLPKTLSVYKEVARIHQEAGRKDERAKILRRVLELDPGDQESRKALAAYASPGGSAAKGSVSGGSVRRDIAPPPGAVIEPSRRAPVDDDEPVMEIAEDVSDEVEILEVDEADSDDILIVEEEAIEEVEDLDMLSVPPEEEAPSVPPEVQREAQIARLLTECDVFMRYGLKQKVADQLQTVLDLDPSHVEARERLKDLYLEEGKTGDAIIQLLELANVLSESESTAAIVYLRQVLELSPDNAEAQQRLTRMGASIPPPAMGARAAAATPAQTPSLPPDEPFAGRDSLDALAPPAEPGADEDDVFFLDDEAADEQTANAPMADATPEGVPMQTTADPLPLEPETVMDAPEPLTLLESVAPRTAANAEPFPDEVTSSEVEDLPSSEELAPPASQRNALPPPPAGSSPPPAAGLRDPLAPMSPEEFEDVPLRPSTPGEVRAEASQRLSMPPGEVEEMLDEADFFVAQGLLEEARGSLTDALTQFPNHPLILEKLREVGVLSAAQKPAPSQSAPLAIEDDQSFELAEKLAAEFDDHSDDTQAGSDVLDVEQVFAQFKKGVESQVGSEDTETHFDLGIAYKEMGLLDDAINEFRLCLTNPTRSCIAATMIGLCHVEKGEVSEAISHFKKGLYADTKTDREELGLYFELGNAYELLHDPKEALYYYQKVQKRDPGFRDVERRIQNLASPSAPTALAPAEQDDIDRAFDDLMGED
- the accC gene encoding acetyl-CoA carboxylase biotin carboxylase subunit → MLKKILIANRGEIAVRVIRACRELGLQTVAVHSEVDEESLHARLADEAVCIGPASSAESYLNIPAIIAAAEITGADAIHPGYGFLSENAEFADIVEQCGLKFIGPTPENMRQWGSKVPARKLAASLGLPMLPGTGVLEDGEHAVREAEKIGFPVILKASAGGGGRGMKIVRDAQTLRRVFPQARSEAIAGFKNGDLYLERYVEEPRHIEFQVLCDGEGHALVLGERECSIQRRHQKLLEEAPSVAVTQEMRADMSATLVRAMKSSGYRSAGTVEFLLDERGNLSFMEMNTRIQVEHPVTEEVTGLDLINEQIRVAAGEGLSVPKGKEVEIRGHAIECRINAEDPETFAPWPGLITEYHPPGGKGVRVDAGVYGGWRVPSVYDSLLAKIIAYGPSRPVAVARMERALEETLIGGIRTNVPLHKEIMRHPDFRDGRLSTKFLERLRASRPA
- a CDS encoding site-specific integrase, whose product is MSWLRSKLPTLRPSTRRHYADVLDQHILPAFGDVYLDALTATDVVGWRDAMDAAPDTINGRLRVLKSMLADVMHERGMHNPAARVSSVRVSRHARRRKTKVVETSSPRCPAQRLTAAELAAVLEQLRELTPQWYPLVLTLAVTGARWGEATALKWSNVDFEAGLIRIEDAHWRGHIDETKTSVIKELPLPRLLAQVLKAHRRALVERQAKGLSAGWVFPSRVGRPHVDASVIRKPLAKALDAASVGRWVSPHGLRRSFNNLARQVAAGDVVRAMTGHVTEEMTTHYSHVELEEKRTALDGALRLVLGGGESDQADGMDTSMDTSADGTKKPG